The following are encoded in a window of Sphaerisporangium siamense genomic DNA:
- a CDS encoding MFS transporter produces MTTESSAATGAVPSRHGASSAVRPRDRVALFVLLTASFTLAVDFSILNVALPRIGGDVGFALADLQWISTAFAVCAAGFTLFFGRCADLFGRRRQFLAGVALLGAASLVGGMAQAPWVLLLARVAQGLATAAVTPAALSLLTTSFPEGRMRERALGLNGALMAAGFTTGAVAGGLLTDLISWRWAFLVNVIVAVVVLAAGPVVLRESRAADRPRLDAPGAVTVTLALVAGVYGLTQAGERSWLDPRCWASLAVAAALLAAFLIIERVVTRPLVPLGVLGRRAIGWGNLAGVLAFATETSVVFLLTLYLQKVRGYTPLQAGLAFAVLGIGTVLGGLLAPRVIGRIGGRRAIVAGFAVQAAATLPLVFLDEVPAWLPVLPAATFAGGVANLVAIVGFMVTATSGLPDAEQGLATGLATMSQQVGITLGIPVMSAVATAVGVAGDVSHGVATALAVNAAACVAAAVAFALALPARAR; encoded by the coding sequence ATGACCACGGAATCCTCCGCCGCCACCGGCGCCGTCCCGTCCCGGCACGGCGCCTCCTCCGCCGTACGCCCGCGTGACCGGGTGGCGTTGTTCGTCCTGCTCACCGCGAGCTTCACACTCGCCGTCGACTTCTCGATCCTGAACGTCGCCCTGCCGCGCATCGGCGGTGACGTGGGTTTCGCCCTGGCAGACCTGCAGTGGATCTCGACCGCCTTCGCCGTGTGCGCCGCCGGGTTCACGCTCTTCTTCGGCCGCTGTGCCGACCTGTTCGGCCGCCGGCGCCAGTTCCTCGCGGGCGTCGCCCTGCTGGGCGCGGCCTCGCTGGTGGGCGGCATGGCGCAGGCGCCGTGGGTGCTCCTGCTCGCCCGGGTCGCGCAGGGCCTGGCCACGGCGGCGGTGACACCGGCCGCGCTGTCGTTGCTGACGACGTCGTTCCCCGAGGGGCGGATGCGCGAGCGGGCACTCGGCCTGAACGGCGCCCTGATGGCGGCGGGCTTCACCACGGGGGCGGTCGCCGGCGGCCTGCTGACCGACCTGATCAGCTGGCGATGGGCCTTCTTAGTCAACGTGATCGTCGCCGTGGTCGTGCTCGCCGCGGGCCCTGTGGTGCTGCGGGAGAGCCGCGCCGCCGACCGGCCGCGCCTCGATGCGCCGGGGGCGGTGACGGTGACGCTCGCGCTGGTCGCCGGCGTGTACGGGCTGACCCAAGCCGGTGAGCGTTCCTGGCTCGATCCCCGGTGCTGGGCGTCCCTGGCGGTGGCCGCGGCGCTGCTGGCCGCGTTCCTGATCATCGAGCGCGTCGTCACCCGGCCGCTGGTCCCTCTCGGCGTCCTCGGCCGCCGCGCCATCGGCTGGGGGAACCTCGCCGGCGTCCTCGCCTTCGCGACCGAGACCTCGGTGGTGTTCCTGCTGACCCTGTACCTGCAGAAGGTGCGCGGCTACACACCCCTTCAGGCCGGGCTCGCCTTCGCCGTGCTGGGGATCGGCACCGTCCTCGGCGGCCTGCTCGCCCCGCGCGTCATCGGCCGGATCGGCGGCAGGCGGGCGATCGTGGCGGGCTTCGCCGTCCAGGCCGCGGCCACGCTGCCGCTGGTCTTCCTCGACGAGGTCCCGGCCTGGCTGCCCGTGCTGCCGGCGGCGACCTTCGCCGGTGGCGTCGCCAACCTCGTGGCGATCGTCGGGTTCATGGTGACCGCGACGTCCGGCCTCCCCGACGCCGAACAAGGGCTGGCCACGGGGCTCGCCACCATGAGCCAGCAGGTTGGGATCACCCTGGGCATACCCGTCATGTCCGCCGTCGCCACGGCCGTGGGAGTCGCCGGCGATGTGTCCCACGGGGTCGCCACGGCCCTCGCGGTCAACGCCGCCGCCTGCGTCGCCGCCGCGGTGGCGTTCGCCCTCGCTCTTCCCGCGCGGGCGCGGTGA
- a CDS encoding pyridoxamine 5'-phosphate oxidase family protein encodes MEDRAGAPMPEEISAEECLTLISPGGVGRVGFGTPSGPLILPVNYTVHQGSVLFRTAFGGPMDQQLDTGLRGVEFKVAFEVDHIDPASREGWSVLIQGAAHRISSEEELTAAKAAAVEPWAGGERRLYIRVTPVQITGRRIVHA; translated from the coding sequence ATGGAGGACCGCGCCGGAGCGCCGATGCCGGAAGAGATCAGCGCGGAGGAGTGCCTGACGCTGATCTCGCCGGGAGGTGTGGGCCGGGTCGGGTTCGGCACGCCCTCGGGCCCGCTGATACTCCCGGTCAACTACACGGTCCACCAGGGCTCCGTGCTGTTCCGCACGGCGTTCGGCGGACCGATGGACCAGCAGCTCGACACCGGCCTCCGCGGCGTGGAGTTCAAGGTCGCCTTCGAGGTGGACCACATCGACCCGGCGTCCCGCGAAGGCTGGAGCGTCCTCATCCAGGGCGCCGCGCACCGGATCTCCTCGGAGGAGGAGCTCACCGCCGCCAAGGCCGCCGCCGTGGAACCCTGGGCGGGCGGGGAGAGGCGGTTGTACATCCGCGTCACCCCCGTCCAGATCACCGGCCGCCGCATCGTCCACGCGTAG
- a CDS encoding SAM-dependent methyltransferase — MSETPAGHRPSTELRTDRPHSARIWNYWLGGKDNYPADREAGDMVERMIPGIIDSARADRAFLTRLVRYLVAEEGIRQFLDIGTGLPTADNTHEVAQRFAPESRVVYVDNDPLVLVHARALLVSSPEGVCDYIDADVRDTRRVLDAAAATLDFSRPTALMLLGILNHILDDEEARSIVTELLDALPSGSYLAIGHPTAEVHGEAMHESMREVMRRGGTPIVARSARELEVFFDGLELLEPGVVSCSRWRPDPTPFGEPPEVSQFCGVGRKP, encoded by the coding sequence ATGAGCGAGACCCCCGCCGGACACCGCCCCTCGACCGAGCTCAGAACCGACCGGCCGCATTCCGCGCGCATCTGGAACTACTGGCTCGGCGGAAAGGACAACTACCCCGCCGACCGCGAGGCCGGCGACATGGTCGAACGCATGATCCCCGGAATCATCGACTCGGCCCGCGCCGACCGCGCGTTCCTGACCCGCCTCGTCCGGTACCTGGTGGCCGAGGAGGGCATCCGGCAGTTCCTCGACATCGGCACCGGCTTACCCACGGCCGACAACACCCACGAGGTCGCCCAGCGCTTCGCCCCGGAGTCGCGCGTCGTCTACGTCGACAACGACCCCTTGGTGCTGGTGCACGCCCGCGCGCTGCTGGTCAGCAGCCCCGAGGGCGTCTGCGACTACATCGACGCCGACGTCCGCGACACCCGGCGCGTCCTCGACGCCGCCGCCGCGACCCTGGACTTCTCCCGTCCGACGGCCCTGATGCTGCTCGGCATCCTGAACCACATCCTGGACGACGAGGAGGCCCGGTCGATCGTGACCGAACTGCTCGACGCCCTGCCGTCCGGCAGCTATCTGGCCATCGGGCACCCCACCGCCGAGGTCCACGGCGAGGCCATGCACGAGTCCATGCGGGAGGTCATGAGGCGGGGCGGCACCCCGATCGTCGCCCGCTCGGCCCGCGAGCTCGAAGTGTTCTTCGACGGCCTCGAACTGCTGGAGCCCGGCGTCGTCTCCTGTTCCCGATGGCGGCCGGACCCGACTCCGTTCGGCGAGCCCCCGGAGGTGTCGCAGTTCTGCGGCGTGGGCCGCAAGCCCTGA
- a CDS encoding ArsR/SmtB family transcription factor, with the protein MATDTLSVTFAALADPTRRAILARLAEGPATVKDLSAPFAMSGPAVSKHLRVLERAGLIARGREAQWRPCTLEAAPLKAVAEWAAAYRRFWDESHDRLDDYLRRLKEREDDDGHRA; encoded by the coding sequence ATGGCAACGGACACCCTGAGCGTCACCTTCGCCGCGCTCGCCGACCCGACGCGGCGCGCGATCCTGGCCCGCCTCGCGGAAGGCCCCGCGACGGTCAAGGACCTCTCGGCGCCGTTCGCGATGAGCGGTCCCGCCGTGTCCAAGCACCTGCGCGTGCTCGAACGCGCCGGTCTCATCGCCCGCGGCCGCGAGGCCCAGTGGCGTCCCTGCACGCTGGAGGCGGCGCCGCTGAAGGCCGTCGCCGAATGGGCCGCGGCCTACCGGCGGTTCTGGGACGAGAGCCACGACCGGCTGGACGACTACCTGCGGCGCCTGAAGGAGCGGGAGGACGACGATGGACATCGCGCGTAG
- a CDS encoding SRPBCC domain-containing protein, translating into MDIARRLGGGTAFTTPSDREIVVTRVLDVPRRLVFDAWTSPEHIPHWMGPKAWTMRVCEIDLRPGGGYRFAWSGPDGAEMGFSGVYRVIDPPGRLVTTESWDGGAEVLNTLVLEERDGVTTMTCTVLYPSKDVRDAVLGTGMRAGLSEGLDRLEQRLRARAGSTGGKTTMEWKLEAVPIPVADVDRAKHFYSELAGFTVDHDNRFGEDFRVLQLTPPGSACSIVVGSGILPTAPGSVQGLTLVVPDIHAARAELAGRGVEVSEVEDLTAPGKSTVSHAYFNDPDGNGWVLQQRIHFPG; encoded by the coding sequence ATGGACATCGCGCGTAGGCTCGGCGGCGGCACGGCCTTCACCACGCCGTCGGACCGCGAGATCGTCGTCACCCGCGTGCTGGACGTGCCGCGGCGGCTCGTGTTCGACGCCTGGACCAGCCCCGAGCACATCCCGCACTGGATGGGGCCGAAGGCGTGGACCATGCGGGTGTGCGAGATCGACCTGCGCCCCGGGGGCGGGTACCGCTTCGCCTGGAGCGGGCCCGACGGCGCCGAGATGGGCTTCAGCGGCGTCTACCGCGTGATCGACCCGCCCGGCCGCCTGGTCACCACCGAGTCGTGGGACGGCGGGGCCGAGGTGCTCAACACGCTCGTCCTGGAGGAACGGGACGGCGTCACGACCATGACCTGCACGGTTCTCTACCCGTCCAAGGACGTCCGCGACGCGGTGCTCGGCACCGGCATGCGCGCGGGCCTGTCCGAGGGCCTGGACCGTCTCGAACAACGCCTGCGCGCCCGCGCGGGCTCGACCGGAGGGAAGACCACCATGGAATGGAAGCTGGAAGCCGTCCCGATCCCCGTCGCCGACGTGGACAGGGCCAAGCACTTCTACAGCGAGCTCGCCGGCTTCACCGTCGACCACGACAACCGGTTCGGCGAGGACTTCCGCGTGCTGCAGCTCACCCCGCCCGGCTCGGCCTGCTCGATCGTCGTCGGGTCCGGCATCCTCCCCACCGCGCCCGGGTCCGTGCAGGGCCTCACCCTGGTCGTCCCCGACATCCACGCCGCGCGCGCCGAACTGGCCGGGCGCGGCGTGGAGGTCAGCGAGGTCGAGGACCTCACCGCGCCCGGCAAGTCCACGGTCTCGCACGCCTACTTCAACGACCCCGACGGCAACGGCTGGGTCCTCCAGCAGCGCATCCACTTCCCCGGCTGA
- a CDS encoding TIGR03086 family metal-binding protein translates to MAASEDQIALLGRALDQTGALIAGVRPEQAGLPTPCRSWDVRALVAHVVDEVRRFAAVTAGGERDHRGAGAIGDDWDGAYRAAAKELLAAWRGPGARERPHRLPFGEIPAEWAVGQHITELVIHAWDIAKATGRPTGLDPELGEAALAWGLANLKPEHRADEADGGHVGPRIQIPEDAPLYDRLAAFGGRDPR, encoded by the coding sequence ATGGCCGCGTCAGAAGACCAGATCGCCCTGCTGGGGCGCGCGCTCGACCAGACCGGGGCCCTCATCGCGGGCGTCCGGCCCGAGCAGGCCGGGCTGCCGACCCCCTGCCGGTCCTGGGACGTGCGGGCCCTGGTCGCCCACGTGGTGGACGAGGTGCGGCGGTTCGCCGCCGTCACGGCCGGAGGCGAGCGCGACCACCGGGGCGCCGGCGCGATCGGCGACGACTGGGACGGCGCCTACCGCGCGGCGGCGAAGGAACTGCTCGCCGCCTGGCGGGGCCCCGGCGCGCGGGAACGGCCGCACCGCCTGCCCTTCGGGGAGATCCCGGCCGAGTGGGCCGTCGGCCAGCACATCACCGAGCTGGTGATCCACGCCTGGGACATCGCCAAGGCCACCGGCCGGCCCACCGGCCTCGACCCCGAGCTCGGCGAGGCGGCCCTGGCGTGGGGGCTGGCGAACCTCAAGCCGGAGCACCGCGCCGACGAGGCGGACGGCGGCCACGTCGGCCCGCGGATCCAAATCCCCGAGGACGCCCCGCTGTACGACCGCCTCGCCGCCTTCGGCGGACGCGACCCCCGCTGA
- a CDS encoding putative protein N(5)-glutamine methyltransferase: MSLSSSLSPSDVVTMLRAAGCVFAEDEARLLISAAGTSDDLAAMVERRVSGQPLEHVVGWAGFHGLRVAVGPGVFVPRRRTEFLVDQALAVTPPRARPVVVDLCCGSGAVGAALAAALGPVELHASDLDPAAVRCARRNLAELGARVYQGDLYEPLPATLRGRVDLLAANAPYVPTAAVALLPSEARDHEPMTALDGGADGLDILRRVIAGAPGWLAPGGHLLVETSERQAPRLVETADRHGLPARVAVSGEADATVVIVTRPATS; the protein is encoded by the coding sequence ATGTCGCTGTCATCTTCCCTTTCCCCGTCAGACGTCGTCACCATGCTGCGCGCCGCCGGATGCGTCTTCGCCGAGGACGAGGCCCGGCTGCTCATCTCCGCGGCCGGCACCTCGGACGACCTCGCCGCCATGGTGGAACGCCGCGTGTCCGGGCAGCCCCTGGAACACGTCGTCGGCTGGGCCGGGTTCCACGGCCTGCGCGTCGCCGTCGGCCCGGGGGTCTTCGTGCCCCGCCGCCGCACCGAGTTCCTCGTCGACCAGGCCCTCGCCGTCACCCCGCCCCGCGCCCGGCCGGTCGTGGTCGACCTGTGCTGCGGCTCGGGGGCGGTCGGCGCCGCGCTGGCCGCGGCCCTCGGACCCGTCGAGCTGCACGCCTCCGACCTCGATCCCGCCGCCGTCCGGTGCGCCCGCCGCAACCTCGCCGAGCTGGGCGCGCGGGTGTACCAGGGGGACCTGTACGAGCCGCTGCCCGCCACGCTGCGGGGCCGCGTCGACCTGCTCGCGGCCAACGCCCCGTACGTCCCCACCGCGGCGGTGGCGCTGCTGCCGTCCGAGGCGCGCGACCACGAGCCGATGACGGCGCTGGACGGCGGCGCCGACGGCCTGGACATCCTCAGGCGTGTGATCGCCGGGGCCCCGGGCTGGCTGGCCCCCGGCGGGCACCTGCTGGTCGAGACCAGCGAACGGCAGGCTCCCCGGCTCGTCGAGACCGCGGACCGTCACGGCCTGCCCGCCCGCGTGGCCGTCTCCGGCGAGGCGGACGCCACCGTCGTCATCGTCACGAGGCCCGCCACGAGCTGA
- a CDS encoding class I adenylate-forming enzyme family protein, producing the protein MGSLGESARGEAVMVSEVRGHLRRNAERAPDAVAVRSAHGGREESVTWPELGELADKVAAGVAGRRFRGPVTVVVDNSVASVATVLGFALAAADVALVERESSYLLDEDSVLRRVGSGRVVCPPEAVEPLSARGYTCLSFAELADGAGLDGLDGTVSSGRVRDAEVLQMTSGSSGRPKAARQTVRNVLRGGELYRDAHRVTAADTIVAPMSLSHSFPLVGGLATALVSGASLRTMTRFATGALVESLEEATVLLGTPLLFRMLNTVLPRDRARTRLRLSLSSGGPLPPDVAEGAVQRLGAPVHQVYGSTETGLIACQYDREEPWPAGCVGTVADGVEFRVEHEDDGPVVLWRTGTMFLGYAGTSAGGPRPDGFHRSGDHAEVDERGHVFLTGRKDTFVNVGGRKVNPERVEQVLAAHPGVVEVCVYGALNDFGEQEVRAALVLRAGTAASDVVASCRERLMPYEVPHRVREMAALPRTSMGKIDRRGLRSI; encoded by the coding sequence GTGGGAAGCCTGGGAGAGTCCGCGCGAGGTGAGGCCGTCATGGTGAGCGAGGTACGGGGCCATCTGCGGCGCAACGCCGAACGCGCGCCGGACGCCGTCGCGGTCAGGTCGGCGCACGGCGGCCGCGAGGAGTCGGTCACCTGGCCGGAGCTGGGCGAGCTGGCGGACAAGGTGGCCGCGGGCGTCGCCGGGCGGCGCTTCCGCGGCCCGGTGACCGTGGTGGTGGACAACAGCGTGGCGTCGGTCGCGACCGTCCTCGGGTTCGCGCTCGCCGCCGCGGACGTCGCGCTGGTCGAACGCGAGTCGTCGTACCTGCTCGACGAGGACTCCGTCCTGCGCCGGGTCGGCTCGGGACGGGTGGTCTGCCCGCCGGAGGCGGTGGAGCCGCTGTCCGCGCGCGGATACACGTGCCTGTCCTTCGCGGAGCTCGCGGATGGCGCGGGCCTGGACGGCCTGGACGGCACGGTGTCGTCCGGGCGCGTCCGCGACGCGGAGGTCCTGCAGATGACGTCGGGGTCGAGCGGCAGGCCCAAGGCCGCGCGCCAGACCGTGCGCAACGTCCTGCGCGGCGGTGAGCTCTACCGGGACGCGCACCGGGTGACGGCGGCGGACACCATCGTGGCGCCGATGTCGCTCTCGCATTCGTTCCCGCTGGTGGGGGGCCTGGCGACGGCCCTGGTCTCGGGGGCGTCGCTGCGCACCATGACGAGGTTCGCGACCGGCGCCCTGGTGGAGAGCCTGGAGGAGGCGACGGTCCTGCTGGGCACCCCGCTCCTCTTCCGGATGCTGAACACCGTGCTGCCGCGCGACCGCGCCCGGACCCGGTTGCGGCTGAGCCTGTCCTCGGGCGGCCCGCTGCCTCCGGACGTGGCGGAAGGGGCCGTCCAGCGGCTCGGGGCGCCCGTCCACCAGGTGTACGGCAGCACGGAGACCGGGCTGATCGCCTGCCAGTACGACAGGGAGGAGCCGTGGCCGGCCGGATGCGTCGGAACCGTCGCCGACGGTGTGGAGTTCCGCGTCGAGCACGAGGACGACGGGCCGGTCGTGCTGTGGCGGACCGGCACGATGTTCCTCGGGTACGCGGGGACGTCCGCCGGAGGCCCGCGCCCGGACGGTTTCCACCGCTCCGGGGACCACGCCGAGGTCGACGAGCGTGGCCACGTCTTCCTCACGGGCCGTAAGGACACCTTCGTCAACGTGGGCGGGAGGAAGGTGAATCCCGAGCGGGTGGAGCAGGTCCTCGCCGCGCATCCGGGCGTCGTGGAGGTCTGCGTGTACGGGGCTCTCAACGACTTCGGCGAGCAGGAGGTCCGCGCGGCGCTGGTGCTCAGGGCCGGCACGGCCGCCTCCGACGTCGTCGCGTCCTGCCGGGAGCGGCTCATGCCCTACGAGGTCCCCCACCGTGTGCGGGAGATGGCGGCCCTGCCGCGCACGTCGATGGGCAAGATCGACCGGCGTGGGCTCCGGTCGATCTGA
- a CDS encoding isopenicillin N synthase family oxygenase → MTQLRTFTVPASVTGQDSDARLAKDMIRAWQEDGVFQVATRPRQDALVAAAYAESGKFFARPQGFKAGHVSDLSYSGYTASGEEVTAGRADSAEIFTVCKDLPDDDPRVRDGWPCHGPVPWPGEDYRRAMTVLMHDLTSLGTRLLRLTALGLGLADLDVFTRLTHDGWHHMRVLRLPAVSPGDDRGTGGHTDHGLLVIASHDDTGGLYVRPPVPGERPGHDRPAGESTAGAYEEDKKDEDDDGWAYVPPVPRVLTVFPGDIMRFMTGGALPTTPHKVPPAPHDRHALAYFHEPGFQSVARPLTARTTPGDQDHIHYGTHVTAIFMRGHPRRVTTARIHAEGRLAILEQLRAQALGRPPHDPTSAGPGSPQETPARPDHLAGEVGEAVHP, encoded by the coding sequence ATGACCCAACTGCGTACCTTCACGGTCCCCGCGTCCGTCACCGGGCAGGACTCCGACGCGCGGCTCGCGAAGGACATGATCAGGGCGTGGCAGGAGGACGGCGTCTTCCAGGTCGCCACCCGCCCCCGGCAGGACGCCCTGGTCGCCGCCGCCTACGCCGAGAGCGGGAAGTTCTTCGCCCGGCCGCAGGGCTTCAAGGCGGGCCACGTCAGCGACCTGAGCTACAGCGGCTACACCGCCTCCGGCGAGGAGGTCACCGCCGGCCGGGCCGACAGCGCCGAGATTTTCACCGTCTGCAAGGACCTGCCCGACGACGACCCCCGGGTGCGCGACGGATGGCCCTGCCACGGCCCCGTCCCCTGGCCGGGCGAGGACTACCGGCGCGCCATGACGGTGCTCATGCACGACCTGACCTCGCTCGGCACGCGGCTGCTCCGGCTCACCGCCCTCGGCCTCGGCCTGGCCGACCTGGACGTGTTCACCCGCCTCACCCACGACGGCTGGCACCACATGCGCGTGCTGCGCCTCCCCGCGGTCTCCCCGGGCGACGACCGCGGCACCGGCGGCCACACCGACCACGGCCTGCTGGTCATCGCCTCCCACGACGACACCGGCGGCCTGTACGTCCGCCCGCCCGTCCCCGGCGAGCGGCCCGGCCACGACCGGCCGGCCGGCGAGAGCACGGCCGGGGCGTACGAGGAAGACAAGAAGGACGAGGACGACGACGGCTGGGCCTACGTCCCGCCCGTGCCGCGCGTCCTCACCGTCTTCCCTGGCGACATCATGCGGTTCATGACCGGCGGCGCACTGCCGACCACCCCGCACAAGGTGCCGCCGGCCCCGCACGATCGCCACGCCCTGGCGTACTTCCACGAACCCGGCTTCCAGTCCGTCGCCCGCCCCCTCACCGCCCGGACCACCCCAGGAGACCAGGACCACATCCACTACGGCACGCACGTCACCGCCATCTTCATGCGCGGCCATCCGCGCCGCGTCACCACCGCCCGCATCCACGCCGAGGGCCGCCTGGCGATCCTGGAACAACTGCGCGCCCAGGCCCTGGGGCGGCCTCCGCACGACCCCACCTCAGCCGGGCCCGGATCCCCGCAGGAGACGCCAGCGCGCCCAGACCATCTTGCCGGGGAAGTCGGAGAAGCCGTCCACCCCTGA
- a CDS encoding ATP-binding protein: MSPRRWDLFQQAEARHLDQMEPAWCVWYGLGTRHFYAVATWTTPEPLLVEARTAGRLRDLMREAEGPAFFTPPRGLSAAFASSRRPSPPGATMTSTQDGERAVRWELPHDLALIGRTRGMAREVLGHWELSVPVDDVVLVVGELLANAIRHGEAPVTLVLRAVAGRLHVEVTDHGPAMPRYLDLGVEAVHGRGLGIVGALADESGVDGFSDFPGKMVWARWRLLRGSGPG; encoded by the coding sequence GTGTCTCCACGTCGGTGGGATCTCTTCCAGCAGGCGGAAGCACGGCACCTCGACCAGATGGAACCCGCCTGGTGTGTCTGGTACGGGCTCGGGACCAGACACTTCTACGCCGTCGCCACCTGGACCACGCCCGAACCTCTGCTCGTCGAGGCGCGCACCGCCGGGCGGTTGCGTGACCTGATGCGCGAGGCCGAGGGGCCCGCGTTCTTCACACCCCCGCGCGGCCTGTCCGCGGCCTTCGCGAGTTCGCGAAGGCCCTCACCCCCAGGAGCCACCATGACCTCGACGCAGGACGGTGAGCGTGCCGTCCGCTGGGAACTTCCGCACGATCTGGCGTTGATCGGCAGAACCCGTGGCATGGCGCGGGAGGTGCTCGGGCACTGGGAGTTGTCCGTGCCGGTCGACGACGTGGTCCTGGTGGTCGGCGAATTGCTGGCCAATGCGATCCGGCACGGCGAAGCGCCGGTGACGCTCGTGCTGCGGGCCGTCGCGGGGCGGCTTCACGTCGAGGTCACCGACCACGGCCCGGCCATGCCCCGCTACCTGGACCTCGGTGTCGAGGCCGTCCACGGGCGTGGGCTGGGGATCGTCGGCGCGCTCGCGGACGAGTCAGGGGTGGACGGCTTCTCCGACTTCCCCGGCAAGATGGTCTGGGCGCGCTGGCGTCTCCTGCGGGGATCCGGGCCCGGCTGA
- a CDS encoding helix-turn-helix domain-containing protein — protein sequence MPVPPDPDPAVKPLVYLGVEMRKHRKRADLSQKRVARITQFSQSLVGYIERGERTPSQNFMQRYDDAVGSGGELVRLWARLTRGASPRWFRNWLEVEQEAHALHSWEPLYFPGLLQTDEYADLVIRGEPGITEDQVERAVMARMERQAIFDRPDSPMLRVLLDEGVLHRPIGGKKVMHSQLRRLLEAVESPRIGIQIVPLALGVTTGLLGGFAIAQISGSPDTVYIESATHGNVTDNPEDVEAIHSRYDMLRAAAQPEHLSVGLIREAEKLWT from the coding sequence ATGCCCGTACCCCCCGACCCCGACCCGGCCGTCAAGCCGCTCGTCTATCTAGGCGTCGAGATGCGCAAGCACCGGAAAAGGGCTGATCTCTCGCAGAAGCGCGTGGCTCGAATCACGCAATTCAGTCAAAGCCTGGTGGGCTACATCGAACGAGGTGAGCGAACGCCGAGCCAGAACTTCATGCAGCGCTACGACGACGCGGTCGGCTCGGGCGGAGAACTCGTCCGGCTCTGGGCGCGCCTGACACGGGGCGCGAGCCCGAGGTGGTTTCGTAACTGGCTTGAGGTCGAGCAGGAGGCGCACGCTCTGCACTCTTGGGAGCCTCTGTACTTCCCCGGGCTTCTACAGACCGACGAGTATGCCGATCTGGTGATACGGGGTGAGCCCGGCATCACTGAGGATCAGGTGGAGAGGGCGGTCATGGCACGAATGGAACGCCAGGCGATCTTCGACCGTCCTGACTCGCCTATGCTTCGTGTGCTTCTTGACGAAGGTGTCCTCCACCGTCCGATCGGTGGGAAGAAGGTCATGCATTCCCAGCTTCGACGCCTGCTCGAAGCGGTAGAGTCCCCGCGGATCGGAATCCAGATCGTTCCTTTGGCGCTGGGTGTCACCACCGGGCTTCTCGGGGGATTTGCGATCGCCCAGATCTCGGGAAGCCCGGATACTGTGTATATCGAATCCGCGACCCATGGGAACGTGACGGACAATCCAGAGGACGTCGAAGCGATCCATAGCAGGTATGACATGCTCCGAGCCGCAGCGCAGCCGGAACATCTGTCCGTTGGCTTGATCAGAGAGGCGGAGAAACTGTGGACCTGA
- a CDS encoding DUF397 domain-containing protein, translated as MDLKDELRTAAWRKATKSGSNQGNCLEVAPLSGGRVGVRDTEAPEKEPFVVSAAVWDAFVDGAKKGEFDF; from the coding sequence GTGGACCTGAAAGACGAACTGAGGACCGCCGCCTGGCGCAAGGCGACGAAGAGCGGGTCCAACCAGGGGAACTGTCTTGAGGTGGCTCCGTTGTCAGGTGGGAGGGTCGGGGTTCGGGATACCGAGGCGCCGGAGAAGGAGCCCTTCGTGGTGAGCGCCGCCGTCTGGGACGCCTTCGTCGATGGGGCCAAGAAGGGCGAGTTCGACTTCTAG
- a CDS encoding SDR family oxidoreductase: MGARGSVGRCVLEQLLAHGLPVRASARRPEPGRFPDGVEVFAADLTDPASLLPAFEGAGQVFLYASRKGVEGVVRTARAAGVERVVLLSSGSVIHPTSAGNLLTEGHREVEAAFVAAGDPIVVPIRPLVLATNTLAWAYAIRDMGSLPLYQPDALTAPIHERDVAAVACAALTGATTPALSGMLTGPARISQRDQAAAIGRAVGARIPVRALSRDAALERFSWFMPREEAEAVLRYLDDAAAGNSPATSTVQDVLGRPATGFDQWAADHADEFR; encoded by the coding sequence GTGGGAGCCCGCGGAAGCGTCGGCAGGTGCGTCCTCGAACAGCTTCTGGCCCACGGGCTTCCGGTCCGCGCCTCCGCACGGCGTCCCGAGCCGGGGCGGTTCCCCGACGGCGTCGAGGTGTTCGCCGCGGACCTGACCGATCCGGCGAGCCTTCTCCCGGCGTTCGAGGGCGCCGGGCAGGTGTTCCTCTACGCGAGCCGGAAGGGCGTCGAGGGTGTCGTCCGGACCGCCCGCGCCGCCGGTGTGGAGCGGGTCGTGCTGCTGTCCTCGGGCAGCGTCATCCACCCCACCTCGGCGGGAAACCTCCTCACCGAAGGTCACCGCGAGGTCGAGGCCGCGTTCGTCGCCGCCGGGGATCCGATCGTGGTGCCGATCCGCCCACTGGTGCTGGCCACCAACACGCTGGCCTGGGCGTATGCGATCCGGGACATGGGAAGTCTGCCGCTGTACCAGCCTGATGCGCTGACCGCTCCGATCCATGAACGGGACGTCGCCGCCGTCGCGTGCGCGGCGCTGACCGGCGCCACCACGCCGGCGCTGAGCGGAATGCTCACCGGCCCGGCCCGGATATCCCAGCGCGACCAGGCCGCCGCGATCGGCCGCGCCGTGGGCGCCCGGATCCCGGTGCGGGCGCTGTCCCGCGACGCCGCGCTGGAACGCTTCTCATGGTTCATGCCGCGAGAGGAGGCGGAAGCGGTGCTGCGCTACCTCGACGACGCCGCCGCCGGAAACTCGCCCGCGACCTCCACCGTCCAGGACGTCCTCGGACGTCCCGCGACCGGTTTCGACCAATGGGCGGCCGACCACGCGGACGAGTTCCGCTGA